In Desulfobacterales bacterium, a single genomic region encodes these proteins:
- a CDS encoding branched-chain amino acid ABC transporter permease, producing the protein MEGGAGITLAALSSTFLIGLSRAMILFIVTSGLSFVLGVLRVPNVAHGSLYMIGAFAAYSISTLFGGGSLGFWLALIFAPLVVALISLIAERTLFCHLYEREHLMLLLFTFALMLILGDLTKMVWGADYRSIMAPAFLQGSISVFESPYPRYNLFLLVIGPLVAVGLWLFSTKTKMGKIARAAAVDMEMVGAIGINVSWVFAFAFVLGCFLAGLGGALVSPTISVTLGMDHDIIIEAFLIVTIGGLGNMWGALAGSLIFGITQSFGVLFWPQFAIVFPYLAVVIILTLKPTGMLKSVW; encoded by the coding sequence ATGGAAGGTGGAGCGGGGATAACGCTTGCAGCTTTGAGCAGTACCTTTCTGATCGGTTTAAGTCGCGCCATGATTTTATTCATTGTGACTTCGGGTCTGAGTTTTGTGCTCGGTGTGCTGCGCGTGCCGAATGTCGCCCACGGTTCTTTATATATGATCGGTGCATTTGCCGCTTATAGCATTTCGACCCTGTTCGGCGGTGGGTCCCTCGGTTTCTGGCTGGCCCTTATTTTCGCACCTTTGGTGGTTGCGCTCATCAGCCTGATTGCCGAACGGACGCTGTTCTGTCATCTATACGAGCGCGAGCATCTCATGCTGCTGCTGTTCACCTTTGCGTTGATGTTAATTTTGGGCGATTTAACCAAAATGGTGTGGGGCGCCGATTACCGCTCCATTATGGCCCCGGCATTTCTGCAGGGCTCTATTTCTGTCTTCGAATCCCCGTATCCCAGGTACAATCTGTTTCTGTTAGTCATCGGCCCGCTGGTGGCCGTCGGGCTGTGGTTGTTTTCCACTAAAACCAAAATGGGTAAAATTGCCCGCGCCGCAGCCGTGGATATGGAGATGGTCGGTGCCATCGGTATCAATGTCAGCTGGGTATTCGCGTTCGCATTCGTCCTGGGCTGTTTCCTTGCCGGTCTGGGCGGTGCCCTAGTCTCACCGACGATCAGTGTTACCCTGGGAATGGATCACGACATCATCATCGAGGCCTTTTTGATTGTCACCATCGGCGGCCTCGGCAATATGTGGGGAGCTCTGGCCGGTTCGCTGATATTTGGCATTACCCAGTCTTTCGGTGTTTTGTTCTGGCCGCAGTTTGCCATTGTATTCCCCTATCTGGCGGTGGTGATTATTTTGACCCTGAAGCCTACGGGGATGCTGAAATCGGTATGGTAG
- a CDS encoding branched-chain amino acid ABC transporter permease: MFREIIRQKSFGVSVAIFVILLLAPSFLPRFYVYFLAVIFVTALLAMSLNLCVGHGMLFQFHHGVFYGVGAYTTGLLLSKTSLPWWLAFIAGPLAAALAGLLIGMFCIRLNRLYFGMLQISLGSLIWAIAFRWYDLTGGDDGIHGITIPDFISSTTTSYYFVLVAIGICVFLMFLILKSPFGSTLQAIRDNPERCAAVGIHVRRHQLVTIIIATFFGGVAGVLFVVVEGSIFPDLLFWSLSLEVFIMCLLGGWFTFAGPILGAAIIVSLRTFMGTYTEYWTLILGVILILLIFFLPDGIMGTNYRHLFRSRAKYTGEYQTE, from the coding sequence TTGTTTCGAGAGATAATCCGGCAAAAATCATTTGGTGTCAGCGTTGCTATTTTTGTGATTCTGCTTCTGGCGCCATCGTTTCTGCCAAGATTCTACGTCTACTTTTTGGCGGTCATTTTCGTAACCGCGCTGCTGGCCATGAGCTTGAATCTATGCGTGGGTCATGGCATGCTGTTTCAATTTCATCACGGGGTCTTTTACGGCGTGGGCGCCTATACGACGGGGCTTTTGTTGTCCAAAACGTCTCTGCCGTGGTGGTTGGCTTTTATCGCCGGACCCCTGGCAGCCGCCCTGGCCGGATTGCTGATCGGCATGTTCTGCATCCGGTTAAACCGATTGTATTTCGGAATGCTGCAGATCTCTCTGGGATCTTTGATCTGGGCCATAGCCTTTCGTTGGTATGACCTTACCGGCGGTGATGACGGCATTCACGGCATTACCATACCTGATTTTATATCCTCGACAACGACTTCTTATTATTTTGTTTTGGTGGCGATCGGTATCTGTGTGTTCCTAATGTTCTTGATCTTAAAGTCACCCTTTGGCTCCACCCTGCAGGCCATCCGCGACAACCCGGAGCGCTGTGCGGCCGTGGGCATCCATGTACGACGTCACCAACTGGTGACCATTATCATCGCCACCTTCTTTGGCGGGGTGGCCGGCGTGCTTTTTGTGGTGGTGGAAGGATCCATTTTTCCGGATTTGCTGTTCTGGAGCCTGTCACTTGAAGTATTTATCATGTGCCTGCTGGGCGGATGGTTTACATTTGCCGGCCCCATTTTAGGCGCTGCCATCATTGTGTCCCTGCGTACCTTCATGGGGACCTACACCGAATATTGGACCCTCATTCTCGGAGTTATTTTAATTTTGCTGATTTTCTTTTTGCCGGACGGTATTATGGGCACCAACTACCGCCATCTTTTTCGGTCCCGGGCAAAATATACCGGCGAATACCAGACGGAGTAA